A genome region from Chengkuizengella sp. SCS-71B includes the following:
- a CDS encoding glutaredoxin family protein: MNIQLYISDHCIACEEVIDYFNEKKIKYELINVTHDQERFDEVLRLGGIATPLIVWNGEVIYTFDPNKFETILEGKDG; encoded by the coding sequence ATGAACATACAGCTATATATCAGCGATCATTGTATTGCCTGTGAAGAAGTGATCGATTATTTTAATGAAAAGAAAATAAAATATGAATTGATTAACGTAACACACGATCAAGAGCGATTTGATGAAGTACTCCGATTAGGAGGGATTGCCACGCCATTAATCGTATGGAATGGAGAGGTTATATACACGTTTGATCCTAATAAGTTTGAAACGATTTTGGAGGGAAAAGATGGATAA
- a CDS encoding Crp/Fnr family transcriptional regulator — translation MDKLSYLSQISVFDELPKEDLMELDKMAPMSTIKKNTIIQTPEKYREGMYFLKEGKLRLYKINSEGKQFTLGILGKGNVFGEIDSFSFGTKDVFIETIEDSLLCSLSKTHFEQFIEKYPKVALRLLKALSDRLRERDAMLEKLAFGDIRTRILHLLLKLSEQFGIKEGDYYKIDLPLTHQELANMIGATRESVSVLLKDLVKEEIIRTGRKSIHLKMELAQEHLELSG, via the coding sequence ATGGATAAATTATCGTATTTATCTCAAATAAGTGTTTTTGATGAACTACCGAAGGAAGACTTGATGGAGCTTGATAAAATGGCTCCGATGTCAACCATTAAAAAAAATACAATTATACAAACACCTGAGAAATATCGTGAAGGTATGTATTTTCTTAAGGAAGGCAAATTAAGACTTTATAAAATTAATTCAGAAGGAAAGCAGTTTACTTTAGGTATTTTAGGTAAAGGAAATGTATTTGGAGAAATTGATTCTTTTTCATTTGGTACAAAGGATGTTTTTATTGAAACAATAGAGGATTCATTATTATGTTCTTTAAGTAAAACTCATTTCGAACAATTTATTGAGAAATATCCAAAAGTAGCTTTAAGACTTTTAAAAGCTTTAAGTGATCGTTTAAGAGAACGAGATGCAATGCTGGAAAAACTCGCTTTTGGAGATATTCGTACACGTATTTTACATTTATTGCTTAAACTTTCAGAGCAGTTTGGCATTAAAGAGGGAGATTATTATAAAATTGATTTGCCACTAACTCATCAAGAGTTAGCAAACATGATTGGGGCCACGAGAGAATCCGTTAGTGTGTTGTTAAAGGATTTAGTGAAAGAAGAAATCATACGTACAGGTAGAAAATCTATTCATCTTAAAATGGAATTAGCACAAGAACATTTA